The following is a genomic window from Chryseobacterium sp. StRB126.
AATCAGTTTGGCTTCCATTATTTGTTGTTCCGGCAATTAATATTTTATCATCTGAAAGAATTTTGAGGCTTTTAATTTCAGACTGGGTTCCTATCGGATAAAATATAAACCCTTTTTGATTAAAAGTTTTGTCTACATATCCATTAGCAAGATTATAGCGTACAATTACAGATTTATTTCCGGCCTTACCTCCTACCCAGATTTTGTTATTCTTGATATCAATGGTATGGGCTTCGTCATCGTCTGTAAAATCGGTAATCACCTTACTGTCTCTGTTAAACTTTTGTGACGGATCTAGCTTTGCTTCTTTTGCAAGAATTTTTACTACAGCAATACTTTTATTTTTTTTATCCTTTGAGTACCCCGCCAGATAAACATATGCTCCATAATGCTTGATTGCATTAGCTCTAGAACCTTCATCGCCAATAGAAACAAAAGCTTTATTATGATTTTTGCCATTATAGTAAAAGAAACGGTCTTTATAGACAAAACGTCCTTCTGCATTAGGGAAAGAAACATCTGCTCCTGGCCCTGCGTATCCTGCGGCAAAAACAGTGTCATTAGTATATTCAATGGCAGTCAGAATCTGCTTTTCATTATCATTTTCAACATAGCTGAACTGCCCAAGTCCAAAACTAGAATCAAGGATTCCCTGCTGAGAAAAAGCCAGCTGAGAAATCCCTAAAAAAAGGAATAATTGTAGATTTCTTTTCATTTTGTGTTATTTTTTTATAATCCTTACAGACTGAGAAAAGTCTTTAGCTTCATACTTTATTACGTAATTTCCTAACATCAGATCAGAAAGATCAGTTGACACTTTAGCATTGCGAGAATCGGAACTTTGTTTTTTCACCAGTTTTTCGGACATATCATACACTGAGACCTGAATAATCCCTGTAAGATTCTTATTCTCAGCAAACAAAAGATCTTTTACAGGATTAGGATACACATTAAGAATGTTGGTTTTATTAGATTTTGATTCATTTACATCCAGCGTAAGTGTTTTTAAAATTTTAAAAACCAGAAAATCATTATTTAATCGTCCTCCGCCATAAAGGCTTCCGTCTGGAGCCAACAATATACTTTCCAGATTCACAATATCATCTGAAGGAGAGTTCGGGTTTCCTGAATAAGTAAAATAATTGAACTTCCCCAGATTAGCAAACGTTGTATCCATCACTCCATCAAGACTATAACGAGTGACCCACATCGTATTATCTGCACCTATTTTTTCAGTTCCGGCAATGTATATCTTATTTCCATCAAGAACAATATCATTAATAATATACTTAGGAGTTAGATTACTGCACAACCATGGAGCTCCGATTGGGTTTACAAAAACGTTGGAGGCAGTCAATGTCTGTAAGTTAATTTTTAAAACTCTTTGATTACATTCCGTGACCTTATTAATAATATAAGCATAGGTATTGGAATCATCTACGAGCATTTTTTTGAAATATCCCGGATTATCATACATACTTGGAATATCATCATAATTGAAACTAGGATCAAGTGTGCCATCTTGATTGATCTTTTTTATAAAATTGTACCTTGTATTTCCTGAAGAGTTATTATTAACCTGCTTTTGGCTGTATCCTGTAATCAGAATTTTACCATCATTCAAAAGCTTAGCATCATTAATAATATCAAGTGAACCTATATTTATAGTGAGGGTTCCTTGATTACCGAACGAAAAATCAAAAAACCCATCTGAATTGTATTTTTCAATATAAAGGTCATCTCCATTCTGTCCGAAAACATAAATTTTATGGTCTGGTAAAACCAATAACTTCGTGTATGTTTTTTGACCGTATTCAAATTCCTGATTTCCATGAAAAGCAAAATTGGGATCTAAAATTCCATTTTGATCTATTTTAGTTAATCCTAATTCAGATAGAATCAAAAATGATCCATCGGCATAGGCGTAGACATCTTTGCTTGCACTAGTGTAATGATAAGAATCAAAATAATAATGGGCTTTTCCCTGATTTCCAAATGTAGAATTCAACCCAGAAGTAAAATTATGTTTCAGAACTCCCACACCACTTTCATAGTACTTGTAATCTTCTATTGCCACTCTCCCGAATGCATACAGGGCATTGTTAGAAAGCTTAATATTGGAAAGTTCATCGTAACTTTTAGATTTATAATCGGTTTGCAAAAAACCGGCATCGTTAAAATTTGAGTCTAGATACTGACTCTGCCCATGCGCTTTTGATAGGGATAGCGACATAAGCACAATAAATAATTGTATTCTCATATGCGTTTTAATTTGTGTTACTATAGATATATAAAAATAGGGAAAATTTCTTTTCCCTATTTTATTTTTATTATCTTCTTCTACCTCCCAAACCAAACATACCAAGAATAGCTTTCGCGCCTTCCCGCATTAATGTATTGGTAAAGGTTCTACCCGCCTGGCTTTGCAATACCTGTTCAAACATTCCCGGTTCTTCCTTTACCGGTTTTGTTCTTTGATTAGCTGTTGGGTTCTGAGCTGCCTGCTCCATTCTGTTGGTTAACATTTCATAAGCAGACTCTCTATCTATCGCCTGTTCATATTTAGCTACCATGGCTGAGCTGGACGTTAATTCTGTAATTTCAGCCTCACTCAGAACATCCATTCTTGACTCAGGAGAAATAAGATAAGTATGAACCAATGGTGTTGGAATCCCTTTTTCATCCAAAGCAGTTACAAATGCTTCACCGATTCCTAAATTCTGAATCAGATTGGAAGCGTTATAAAACTCTGTAGTTGGATAATTTTCAACAGCTTTGGAAATTTCTTTTTTATCTTTTGCTGTAAACCCTCTCAGAGCATGCTGTATTTTTAATCCTAATTGAGATAAAACGCTTTCCGGCACATCACCAGGAATCTGGGTAATAAAATAAATCCCTACCCCTTTTGATCGGATAAGTTTTACCATCGTTTCAATCTGTGAAAGAAGTGTTTTTGAAGCTTCATCAAAAAGTAAATGTGCTTCATCTATAAACAGCACCAACTTTGGTTTTCCACTATCTCCTTCCTCGGGGAAAGTCATATAGATTTCGGCAAAAAGAGAAAGCATAAAGGTAGAAAACAGCTGTGGCTTATTCTGAATGTCTGATACTCTTAAAATATTAACAACTCCTTTTCCATCTCTGATTTCCAGCAAATCCTGAACATCAAAACTCAACTCTCCAAAGAAGTCTCCCGCTCCCTGCTGCTCCAATGCTACAATAGATCTTAAAATAGCTCCCAATGAAGCCGGTGCTATTGATCCATAATTGGCCGCAAGTTCAGCTTTTCCCTGAGCGTTATCTGTTACATACTGAAGAACTTTCTTTAAATCTTTAAGATCAATCAAAGGAAGTCCTTTGTCATCACAATATTTAAAGACAATAGACATGATACTTTGCTGTGTATCATTAAGCTCAAGAATTTTACTTAATAAAACAGGACCGAATTCTGTTACGGTAGCTCTTAGCTTTATTCCTTTTCCTCCGGAAATGCTCATCAATTCTACAGGAAACCCTTGTGGGGTATAAGGAAGCTGAGTTTTTGCATACCTTTCTTCAATGATGGAATTCATCTGACCAGCTTCTGCAATTCCGGAAAAGTCACCTTTGATATCCAAAACTAATGACGGAATTCCTTGATGAGAAAGCTGCTCTGCAAATACCTGTAAAGTCTTGGTCTTTCCCGTTCCCGTTGCTCCGGCAATAAGCCCGTGACGGTTAATTGTTTTTAAAGGAATGGTTACATTCACTTCCGGAACCACCTCTCCGTCCAGCATTCCTTTTCCTAATATAATATGTTCTCCTTTTGGAGTGTATCTAGCATTTAATTCTTCAATAAATTGTGCTTTGTCTGCCATCTGATTGCTTTTTTAAACTTATAAATATAAAATTTTCTGTAAAATATTTTGTAATATTTCCTCTCTAACTTTTATTAATAGCCTGAGGAAACAGCTTTGCGGCTATTTAAGCAAAATTCAAACCATGGTATCTGAAATAAAAAAACTATATTGTTAAAAAACTGTTCTCTAAGAAGCAAAACATGATAAAAAACAGCATTTACCCATCAACATTATGTAAGGCATTCTTTTTGCTGAAAAAGCAAAGAACATTAAACATATGTTTAACAAAGGTATTGAAAGAAACTATCGATTGAATTTAACATTTGATTTAGAATTTATCTAATACTTTGTATCTTTAACTATTAAAAAAATACCCAATGAAAATTGAACAAATATATACGGGCTGTCTGGCTCAGGGTGCCTATTATATTGTATCAGAAAATGAAGCTGTCATTATTGATCCTTTAAGAGAGGTAAGGCCGTATCTGGATCGTCTGGAAAAAGACAATGTCACTTTAAAATATATTTTTGAAACTCACTTCCATGCTGATTTTGTGTCAGGGCACTTAGACCTAAGCAAAAAAACCGATGCTCCGATTGTATACGGGCCTACGGCAGCTCCTGAATTTGAAGCCATTATTGCTGAAGACAATCAGGTTTTTGAGATTGGAAAAATAAAAATAAAGGTACTTCATACTCCCGGACATACGATGGAGAGTACTACTTATCTTTTAATTGATGAAAATGGGAAGGAAACAGCCATCTTTACAGGGGATACTCTGTTTTTAGGAGACGTAGGAAGACCAGATCTTGCCCAGAAGGCTACGAACCTTACTCAGGAAGATCTTGCAGGAATTCTGTATGACAGTCTTCAAAACAAAATTATGCCGTTGGACGACAGTATCACTGTTTATCCGGCTCACGGAGCAGGCTCTGCTTGTGGAAAAAATATGCAGAAAGAAACAGTAGATATTCTGGGAAATCAAAAAAGAACGAACTATGCACTTAACCAACCGGATAAGGCCTCTTTCATCAGAGAAGTACTTGACGGGCTTACTGCACCTCCAAAATATTTCGGAATGAACGTAGCTATGAACAAAGGGGGTTATGAAAGTCTGGATATAGTGATGGATAAAGGATTGCAGCCTGTTTCCCCTGAAGATTTTGAAGCAATGGCAGAAGAAACAGGCGCTCTAATTCTTGATACAAGAGGAGCAGCAGATTTCCATAAAGGTTTTGTTCCTAATTCCGTTAATATTGGTTTAAAAGGCGATTTTGCGCCTTGGGTTGGAACCTTAATCGTAGATGTAAAGCATCCTTTATTATTGATAGCGGATGAAGGAACCGAAGAAGAAGTTATCATCAGATTAAGCCGAGTAGGGTTTGATAATGTGGTGGGCTACCTGAAAGGAGGTTTTGAAGCCTGGAAAAATGCAGGGAAAGAAATTGATGAAGTGAAAAGAATCACTCCAGCTGAGTTCGCAGATCAGTTCACAGCAGATGCAAAAATAATTGACGTTAGAAAACTAACAGAATATTCTGCAGAACATATTGACAATGCATACAACCGACCTTTGGACTCCATCAGTGATTGGGCCCGTAATCTTGATGACTCTGAACATTTCTTCCTACATTGCGCCGGCGGATATAGAAGTATGATTGCCGCAAGCATACTTAATTCACACGGAATCAGAAACTTCACTGAAATAGAAGGAGGATTTAACGGCATAAAAAAAACAGAAAAACTTCCGACAACGGACTTTGTATGTCAATCCAAAACATCATAATATCATGAAACTTAGTTTTTTTGGAATAGCTTTAACTTCTATTTTAGCACTAAGCAGCTGTAAAACAACGCATTCTATGAAGGCTCCCAAAGCTAACATTAAAGAAGTGGTAACCAGTTCAGATGTAACATTGGTAGATGTAAGAATTCCGGAACAATATGCTGCCGGAACAGCTAAAAATGCGATTAACATTCCATTGGCAGAAATTCAGAACAATATTGAAACCCTGAAGGGCAAAAAAGTAGTTGTTTTCTGTAATAAAGGAGTACAGGCAGATCAGGCAATGGAAATTTTAAAGAAAAACGGAGTGGAAGCCTACGATGGAACGAGTTGGAAAAATGTAAAAGGAATCCAGGACGAAGCAGATAAAAAGTAAACTAATAAATTCAAACTATGTCACAAAAATTTCAGGAAATCATCAATTCCGAAAGACCGGTACTTATTGACTTTTTTGCCACGTGGTGCCAGCCTTGCAAGGTTCAGTCTTCGGTTTTAACCACGGTAAAAGAAAATATAGGCGAAGGAGCCAGAATCATCAAAGTAGATGTAGACCAATACCCTGCTATCGCAGCACAATACGGAGTAAGAGGAGTACCTACTTTAGCTGTTTTTAAAAATGGAGAACTTCTTTGGAAAGAAAGCGGAGTGCATGATGTAAATACATTAACGCAACTTCTGCAACAATATATATAAGACTAAAAATAAGGTTGAGTTTACATGAACTCAGCCTTATTTTTTATAAATCCATTGAAAAATGATCTCGGTCATTTAAAAATTGGAAATGAGTTCTGAAATCCTTCAGTACATTCATATCCAGCTCTGCTGATGCAATATTTTCATTCTTATTTGAAATTTCCCTTCCATCAGCAAAGAAACAATGAGAACTTTCCTGATAGAACAGATTATTTCCATCTGTTCCTATTCTGTTAAGCCCAAACACAAAAGAAAGATTTTCAATGGCTCTGGCTTTTAAAAGATGCTCCCAGGCTCCAACTCTCTTTTCGGGCCAATTCGCTACATATAAAATGGCATCATAATCATCATTATTTCTTGCAAATACAGGAAAACGAAGATCATAGCAAACCTGAAGTAAAAAACGGATTCCTTTATACTCTACAATAACTCTCTTTTTACCTGGAGTATATACTTTATCTTCTCCAGAAAAGGAAAACAAGTGTCTTTTATCATAAAAAGTAACTTCTCCATTCGGCTGTACAAAATACATCCTGTTATAAAAATTACCATTTTCCTCTACTGGTGCACTTCCACAGAATGCAGCATTTTTTTCTTTTGAAATCTTCTTCAAAAATTCCAGAGATTCTCCATTTCTGTCAGAAACTTCTGATGCATCCATACAGAAGCCTGTTGAAAACATTTCAGGAAGCAGAAATAAATCTGCTTCAAGATTTTGAAGCTCCCGTTCTATTATTTTAAAATTTTCAGCTTTATTTTTCCAGATGATATCCAAATTGAGCCCTACAATCTTCATCTTTTTTACTTTTTTAATTATTTCCATATCTGAAATATAAAAATACAGCTTTTATGTTGAATAAGGAAAAGAGAGTTATAATTCTTAATATTTATTAAAGTCTGCTATTTTTGTAGTATTCAGTCTCTTTCGGTTTCATTTTTGATGCAGGTAATTTTTATTAATATCATTAAACATTATAAACTTTATGAAGAAATTGGTTTTTATGATGATGATGTTCTTTTTCGGAATCACGGCTAATGCTCAAGCATGGACTGGAAAGGGAGATCAAAAGGTTCAATTGGGACTTAGTGCCTGGGGATATGGAACCGGAATAACGGGAACTTACGACTACGGGTTGAATAAACTTATATCTGTGGGAGCCGGCCTTAACGGGTATTTCAGTAATTACAAGAACAATGATAAGGATAACCGGGTATTTGTTTTCGGAAGACTGAATTTCCACCTGCAGGAAGCTTTAAGCCTTCCACCCAAGTTGGATATTTATCCCGGTGTTGATATAGGAGTGGTTGGGAAAGACTTTGGAATAGGTGCTCACATTGGCGCTCGTTACTTCTTTACAGAAAGAATTGGTGTATTTGCAGAGGTGGGTAACAACGGCAGTCTTGGAGTTTCATTCAATTTATAATCAAATAGTCCTAAAATATGACAAAGCTTCTCATTTAGAGGGGCTTTTTTATTTGGCATAGTTTTGATAATTGTTACCTTTGCAAATTAAAATCTAAAATTTATTAATGGAAATAGCAATCAAACTCTTCCAGTTCATTCTGAGTATCTCTATACTTGTAGTTCTTCATGAGCTTGGGCACTTCTTACCGGCAAAATGGTTCAAGACCAGAGCAGAGAAATTCTTCCTGTTTTTTGATCCTTACTTCTCCATATTCTCTATGAAGAAAGTTAACGGAAAATGGAGGTATAAATTCTTATCTCAGAATCTGCCAGATACTGAAGTGATAGAGGTAAACGGAAAAAAGGAAGAAGTTCCTATCGATATATCAAAACTTTCTGACGACGATTGGAGAAAATATCCGGAGCAAACCAAATACGGGATCGGATGGCTTCCTTTTGGAGGTTATGTGAAAATTGCCGGAATGGTAGATGAAAGTATGGATACAGCCCAAATGAAAAAACCGGCTGAATCCTGGGAATTCAGGTCTAAACCAGCATGGCAGAGACTGATCATCATGTTGGGTGGGGTTACCGTAAACTTCTTCTTGGCATGGATTATATTCTCAGCTTTAGTTGGAAAAAACGGAGAGACCATTTTTGATGCAGATAAAATCAATACACCGCTTCATTATACTGCTGCAGCTAAGAAAATGGGCTTCCAGGATGGAGATAAAATATTGAAGGTAGACGGAAAAGTTCAGAAAGATTTCAAAAAACTGGCATTAGACGTTTTATTAAGCGACGAAATAACAGTTTCCAGAAATGGAAAAGAAGTTACTTTCCCAACCAGCGATGACGGAAAGGTAATGGCATTTCATGATCCGGAGCCAAGATCATTCCTGACACCAAGAATGTCTCCTATTATTGATACTATTGTTAGTCAATCCACAATGGATGCAGGTTTAAAATTAGGGGATAAAATTGTTGCCATCAATGGGAAACCTGTTTCTTATTATGATGAAGTAAAACCTTTAGTTGTTCCTAATGCAGGAAAAGTAGTAGATTTCCAAGTATCAAGAAACAATCAGCTTACAGATCTTAAAATCCCGGTATCTAAAGAAGGAACCATTGGAATTCTTTCTTTCAAGGAAGCAGAGAAATTTATGGTTCATAGCGAATATGGCTTCTTTGGCTCTATAAAAAGAGGATTTACATTAACTATTGAGAGCTTAACCTATCAGATTAAGCAGTTCAAATTAATCTTTAACAAGAAAATCCAGGGGTATAAAAAAGTAGGTGGTCCGCTTGCTATTGTAAAGAACATGCCGGTAAGTAAGGATGCCCAAGGAGGTGTTTCTATTGACTGGACTGCATTCTGGGGCTTTACAGCAATGTTCTCTGTATGGCTGGCATTCCTTAACCTTATTCCTATTCCTGGACTTGATGGTGGCCATGTTATATTTACACTATACGAGATGATTGTAGGAAAACCCGTTCCTCAAAAAGTATTGGAAAATGCCCAAATGGTGGGAGTTATCTTCCTTTTAGGATTAATGGCTCTTATTTTTGGAAGCGACATTATTAAAGCCATTACAGGAACTTTATAATTTTTTGAAAATTTTTATTAAAAATATTTGCAGGGTATAAATATTCGTCCTATATTTGCACCACTTAAAACAAAGGACATTCCTCCTTAGCTCAGTTGGTTAGAGCATCTGACTGTTAATCAGAGGGTCGCTGGTTCGAGCCCAGCAGGAGGAGCAAAAAAGACTTACAGAAATGTAGGTCTTTTTTTATTTACGCAAAAAATTAGCATCTTCAATCCCCTTTTTTGTATTCACTTTGTATAGCCTTTGTACAAAATCAAAAATTCTAATTTGAATATGGATAAGGATCAGTTCCAAAAGTTGTGGACTAGGCAAAAAATGGATCAAGTGCAAAAGTTGGGGGCTAAGCAAAAAGTTTTGTTAATCTGAATAGAAAGAAAGTTTTGTCTGTTACTCCACGAAGCTGCAATCTGAAGTTTTTGATTTTCGCATTGAAAGATTCTGCAGCAGCATTGGTACTTCTGTTGTTAAAATAATTGAGAATGTCGTTGTAATGTACCATGATGGTTCTTTTTAACGTATTAAATGATCGTAAATCTGATTCTTCCACTTCTCTGAACCAATGAGCAAGCTTAGTTATAGCAACAGATTAATAGACTGATTATAAATTTTTCTTAAGTCATCAGATAACTGATACGCTTTTTCAAGGTCAGGATATTCCCTGAAAAGAATATCGACTCTCTTCCTTTGAACTTTACTCCATTTACTGCGCTTTTTATAAACCAGAGACCTGTTTCTTACCAGAAGCTATTTCAGGGAATCTCCGTTTTCAAAAACTTCTATACACCCTCTATATTTTCCTTCTGCTGATTCCTCGATGGCTTTATTTTACAAAACTATAACCATTTTAAGATGATTCTAAGAAAATATCTGCCTGTAATTCGTATATTCTTTTTCTAAATAATTTTTGCACAAAATTTTCTGAATTTTGATTTTGAAGAAACCAATTCAAATAACTTATCCTTGAAATGAGACTTTAAGAACAGTCGCTATTATTATCAAATTGATCGTAATACCAAATTTATCGGGAAAAAGTACGCAGATTGACAGTCATTCTGCTGACAGTTCTAATTTCTCATCAATTTACACACTTCTTTCGGTTCATCTTTTCAAAGGGAAAGAATTATTAAATCTTACAGCCAAAATCAAAGTACAATCCCATCAGGTGGAAATGCAGGACTTTGGATCAAAGGGACTGATGCAAAAAAGCTATCATTTCTTTCAACAATATGAAAAACACAAGAATTAAGGGAACTACAGACTGGAAAGAGCTATCTCTTAGTATGAAAATAAGCCCAGATGCTGAAAAAATTATAGTTGAAGGTATTTTTGAAGGAGTAGGTATTGTATGGTTTGATGATTTCAGGATAACTCCAGATCATCAACTAATTGAAAATACATTCAAAAAAAGAAAAAATCACCCTGTTAAAAAATATATTTATCCTTTAAAAACTCATGATCCTAGTATTGGCAATACCCATGATCTTGAAATATTGAACAAACTTATCAGAAATTCAAAAATCCTTGACTTGGGAGAATTCCCCCGTGGATCTTCGGAGATTTTCAAAAATGGAAGATCATATCAACAGATATCTGGCACAAAATAACAATTTCAATTTCTTTTCTATTGAGGCAAGAAAACCGGAATCCTTTCAGCTCAGTAATTACATTAAGATGAACCTCTGAACATGGAAATCCCAAGAGGTTTTACGTATGGAAAAATGGATGAAAAAATACAATGAATTGAACAATAGAAATATTTTACAGGATTGACATGCATGGTTTTTATATCGCCATAAATAAGCTTAAAAAAGAATGTAAGGCCCAACTCTTCAATCATTAAAAAAATAACAAATTGAGCTGTCTATTAGCCAAATTCAGAGATAAAAAAAAAGAGCAGTATAGCAGTAATGGATAAGAAGGGTAAAGCTACTGAAAACTCAATTATTACAACTATTAAAAAAGAGACTGGTGCTGCCAAGTCTGTTGAAACGGATCTAATATGGCTCAATCAATGCATTTGTCTTTTAGAGCAAAACACTGAATTAAATATCTTAACGAGAGACCAATTCATGACTGAAAATGTTTTATGGATAAATAGATCCATAATCCGAATTCAAAGATGGTTCTTTGGGCTCATCAATAAGAAACCTCTGCCTGTATGAGAAAATACCTATCTGAACAATTAGGTAAAGATTATACAGCAATAGGCTTTGCCTTTCATTCAAATCAATATACTGTAAAAAGGAGAAAATGGGCTAACAGCTTATGATACACCAGAACCATATACAAGAACTTATAAATACTTTCTGAATTCCGTTAACGAACCTTATTTTATCCTTGAGATCAAGAAAATAAAGAAGGAAAATAAAGAAAAATTGAAATGGTTTATTGAAGAATTAGACTTCAGAATCACAGGCTTCATGAGTAAACCAGATGAGTTTAGTCCTAAAAATAGATCGGAAGGCTTTGACTGTCCGATACTCATTAACAAGTTTACAGCCTCCATTTTATTGAAATAAAAGATATCTTTTCCCTAGAAATAGTATCTTTAAAAACAGCTTTTGCTATTTGTATCTCAAATTTTAATTATTTTATGAAATTTAATTTATTGAAAAATAAAACAATAGCATTTTTTGTTAAATTTTAAAGGATAAAAACTTGCTTGGTACGGATTTTCATATTATATTTGCACCACTTAAAACAAAGGAAATTCCTCCTTAGCTCAGTTGGTTAGAGCATCTGACTGTTAATCAGAGGGTCGCTGGTTCGAGCCCAGCAGGAGGAGCAAAAAAGACTTACAGAAATGTAGGTCTTTTTTTATTTACGTAAAAAATTAGCATCTTCAAGCCCTTTTTTTGGGATCAGTTCCAAAAGTTGAGTTAATCTGAATAGAAAGAAAGTTTTGTCTTTTACTCCTCGAAACTGCAATCTGAAGTTTTTAACTTTAACATTGAAAGACTCAGCAGAAGCATGGGTGCTTCTGCTGTTAAAATAATTGAGAATGTCGTTGTAATGTACCATGAAGGTTTTTTTTAACATATTAAATGATCGTAAATCTGATTCTTCCACTTCTCTGAACCAATGAGCAAGCTTGGTCATGGCACTGTCTTTGGAAAATATTGTCTTTAATTCCGAAAAACTCTGCTATAATTTTTTGGGGGGAGCGCTTTAGTGTCTGCTAATTTTTTTAAAAAACCTGCAAATTCCTGTGTCATGCGGGTACCTTTAGATACAAGATGCCAGTCTCTTTGAAGGATTTCTCCTGAGAATTTA
Proteins encoded in this region:
- a CDS encoding transposase, which gives rise to MEESDLRSFNTLKRTIMVHYNDILNYFNNRSTNAAAESFNAKIKNFRLQLRGVTDKTFFLFRLTKLFA
- a CDS encoding T9SS type A sorting domain-containing protein, giving the protein MRIQLFIVLMSLSLSKAHGQSQYLDSNFNDAGFLQTDYKSKSYDELSNIKLSNNALYAFGRVAIEDYKYYESGVGVLKHNFTSGLNSTFGNQGKAHYYFDSYHYTSASKDVYAYADGSFLILSELGLTKIDQNGILDPNFAFHGNQEFEYGQKTYTKLLVLPDHKIYVFGQNGDDLYIEKYNSDGFFDFSFGNQGTLTINIGSLDIINDAKLLNDGKILITGYSQKQVNNNSSGNTRYNFIKKINQDGTLDPSFNYDDIPSMYDNPGYFKKMLVDDSNTYAYIINKVTECNQRVLKINLQTLTASNVFVNPIGAPWLCSNLTPKYIINDIVLDGNKIYIAGTEKIGADNTMWVTRYSLDGVMDTTFANLGKFNYFTYSGNPNSPSDDIVNLESILLAPDGSLYGGGRLNNDFLVFKILKTLTLDVNESKSNKTNILNVYPNPVKDLLFAENKNLTGIIQVSVYDMSEKLVKKQSSDSRNAKVSTDLSDLMLGNYVIKYEAKDFSQSVRIIKK
- a CDS encoding thioredoxin family protein, producing the protein MSQKFQEIINSERPVLIDFFATWCQPCKVQSSVLTTVKENIGEGARIIKVDVDQYPAIAAQYGVRGVPTLAVFKNGELLWKESGVHDVNTLTQLLQQYI
- a CDS encoding transposase; translated protein: MTKLAHWFREVEESDLRSFNMLKKTFMVHYNDILNYFNSRSTHASAESFNVKVKNFRLQFRGVKDKTFFLFRLTQLLELIPKKGLEDANFLRK
- a CDS encoding helicase HerA-like domain-containing protein; the protein is MADKAQFIEELNARYTPKGEHIILGKGMLDGEVVPEVNVTIPLKTINRHGLIAGATGTGKTKTLQVFAEQLSHQGIPSLVLDIKGDFSGIAEAGQMNSIIEERYAKTQLPYTPQGFPVELMSISGGKGIKLRATVTEFGPVLLSKILELNDTQQSIMSIVFKYCDDKGLPLIDLKDLKKVLQYVTDNAQGKAELAANYGSIAPASLGAILRSIVALEQQGAGDFFGELSFDVQDLLEIRDGKGVVNILRVSDIQNKPQLFSTFMLSLFAEIYMTFPEEGDSGKPKLVLFIDEAHLLFDEASKTLLSQIETMVKLIRSKGVGIYFITQIPGDVPESVLSQLGLKIQHALRGFTAKDKKEISKAVENYPTTEFYNASNLIQNLGIGEAFVTALDEKGIPTPLVHTYLISPESRMDVLSEAEITELTSSSAMVAKYEQAIDRESAYEMLTNRMEQAAQNPTANQRTKPVKEEPGMFEQVLQSQAGRTFTNTLMREGAKAILGMFGLGGRRR
- the rseP gene encoding RIP metalloprotease RseP, whose amino-acid sequence is MEIAIKLFQFILSISILVVLHELGHFLPAKWFKTRAEKFFLFFDPYFSIFSMKKVNGKWRYKFLSQNLPDTEVIEVNGKKEEVPIDISKLSDDDWRKYPEQTKYGIGWLPFGGYVKIAGMVDESMDTAQMKKPAESWEFRSKPAWQRLIIMLGGVTVNFFLAWIIFSALVGKNGETIFDADKINTPLHYTAAAKKMGFQDGDKILKVDGKVQKDFKKLALDVLLSDEITVSRNGKEVTFPTSDDGKVMAFHDPEPRSFLTPRMSPIIDTIVSQSTMDAGLKLGDKIVAINGKPVSYYDEVKPLVVPNAGKVVDFQVSRNNQLTDLKIPVSKEGTIGILSFKEAEKFMVHSEYGFFGSIKRGFTLTIESLTYQIKQFKLIFNKKIQGYKKVGGPLAIVKNMPVSKDAQGGVSIDWTAFWGFTAMFSVWLAFLNLIPIPGLDGGHVIFTLYEMIVGKPVPQKVLENAQMVGVIFLLGLMALIFGSDIIKAITGTL
- a CDS encoding rhodanese-like domain-containing protein; translation: MKLSFFGIALTSILALSSCKTTHSMKAPKANIKEVVTSSDVTLVDVRIPEQYAAGTAKNAINIPLAEIQNNIETLKGKKVVVFCNKGVQADQAMEILKKNGVEAYDGTSWKNVKGIQDEADKK
- a CDS encoding MBL fold metallo-hydrolase encodes the protein MKIEQIYTGCLAQGAYYIVSENEAVIIDPLREVRPYLDRLEKDNVTLKYIFETHFHADFVSGHLDLSKKTDAPIVYGPTAAPEFEAIIAEDNQVFEIGKIKIKVLHTPGHTMESTTYLLIDENGKETAIFTGDTLFLGDVGRPDLAQKATNLTQEDLAGILYDSLQNKIMPLDDSITVYPAHGAGSACGKNMQKETVDILGNQKRTNYALNQPDKASFIREVLDGLTAPPKYFGMNVAMNKGGYESLDIVMDKGLQPVSPEDFEAMAEETGALILDTRGAADFHKGFVPNSVNIGLKGDFAPWVGTLIVDVKHPLLLIADEGTEEEVIIRLSRVGFDNVVGYLKGGFEAWKNAGKEIDEVKRITPAEFADQFTADAKIIDVRKLTEYSAEHIDNAYNRPLDSISDWARNLDDSEHFFLHCAGGYRSMIAASILNSHGIRNFTEIEGGFNGIKKTEKLPTTDFVCQSKTS
- a CDS encoding nitrilase family protein: MKIVGLNLDIIWKNKAENFKIIERELQNLEADLFLLPEMFSTGFCMDASEVSDRNGESLEFLKKISKEKNAAFCGSAPVEENGNFYNRMYFVQPNGEVTFYDKRHLFSFSGEDKVYTPGKKRVIVEYKGIRFLLQVCYDLRFPVFARNNDDYDAILYVANWPEKRVGAWEHLLKARAIENLSFVFGLNRIGTDGNNLFYQESSHCFFADGREISNKNENIASAELDMNVLKDFRTHFQFLNDRDHFSMDL
- a CDS encoding transposase, which produces MVRNRSLVYKKRSKWSKVQRKRVDILFREYPDLEKAYQLSDDLRKIYNQSINLLL
- a CDS encoding DUF6646 family protein, yielding MKKLVFMMMMFFFGITANAQAWTGKGDQKVQLGLSAWGYGTGITGTYDYGLNKLISVGAGLNGYFSNYKNNDKDNRVFVFGRLNFHLQEALSLPPKLDIYPGVDIGVVGKDFGIGAHIGARYFFTERIGVFAEVGNNGSLGVSFNL